A genomic region of Papaver somniferum cultivar HN1 chromosome 7, ASM357369v1, whole genome shotgun sequence contains the following coding sequences:
- the LOC113292645 gene encoding uncharacterized protein LOC113292645 yields MEGELEDLEKIQIKILNRITQLEVSHLPSQFSSNVSLSPSNQETESQGTTQSRLSSILRSNGVTDFLFKTVPSDYYDRPFESRRELLNAASVHHLCKSIVLVNTQAPASVIDCSDRNNSKYYVVVVQYTARFNADSVKNFLYMLNDGKIPKKRFNLRLAPELESLKLTGYEHNGVTCVGMKTDIPVILDEAITRLDPDFFWLGGGEIELKLGIKTSEFINYVKPFIVNCSSSS; encoded by the exons ATGGAGGGTGAATTAGAGGACCTAGAGAAGATTCAAATCAAAATCCTAAATAGAATAACACAACTAGAAGTATCTCATTTGCCATCTCAATTCTCCTCCAATGTTTCTCTTTCGCCATCAAATCAAGAAACTGAAAGCCAGGGCACAACTCAATCACGCCTCTCTTCGATTCTCCGCAGTAACGGCGTTACAGATTTCTTATTCAAGACAGTCCCATCTGATTATTACGATAGACCTTTTGAATCTAGAAGAGAACTTCTTAATGCCGCATCTGTCCATCATCTTTGCAAGAGCATAGTCCTG GTGAACACGCAGGCGCCTGCTAGTGTAATTGATTGTAGTGATCGTAACAATTCAAAGTACTATGTGGTTGTCGTTCAG TATACTGCTAGATTCAATGCTGATTCTGTGAAGAATTTTCTGTACATGCTCAATGATGGCAAGATACCTAAAAAGAGATTCAACT TGAGGCTTGCACCTGAGTTGGAGTCTTTGAAATTGACTGGATACGAGCACAATGGGGTGACATGTGTTGGCATGAAAACAGACATTCCG GTGATTCTGGATGAGGCAATCACAAGGCTAGATCCGGATTTCTTTTGGTTAGGAGGTGGAGAAATCGAGCTTAAACTAGGGATTAAGACCTCTGAATTCATTAACTATGTTAAACCTTTTATAGTCAACTGTAGCAGTAGCTCTTAA
- the LOC113292647 gene encoding uncharacterized protein LOC113292647, with amino-acid sequence MFINYNSFLSLILLLFLSTHACTGRRLQLEEKVSNNLLSEKDIAEANTDETRTRTVDKLMNNVNDQEKGRQETAASKERKMMDESSGGIQGGRTMQKPKNRKIADDSDDDLLVNHVQESHKKKISGSGKISGSLGVSAKNIEVMERPSRSQSMQGFGSHVTNQKRESNVIGKGENPVVVMSDYAEAHRRPPIHNLSP; translated from the exons ATGTTCATCAACTACAACTCCTTCCTTTCTCTTATCTTGCTCTTATTTCTGTCAACGCATGCATGCACTGGCCGTCGTCTCCAACTCGAAGAGAAAGTGTCTAACAATCTTCTCTCTGAAAAG GATATAGCGGAAGCCAATACTGATGAAACAAGAACCAGAACAGTAGACAAACTGATGAATAATGTCAATGACCAAGAAAAAGGACGTCAAGAGACTGCTGCAAGCAAAGAACGCAAAATGATGGACGAAAGCAGTGGAGGAATTCAAGGAGGTCGCACTATGCAAAAGCCAAAGAACCGTAAAATAGCtgatgatagtgatgatgatcTACTGGTTAATCACGTCCAAGAATCACATAAAAAGAAAATTTCAG GAAGTGGGAAAATTTCAGGGTCTTTGGGAGTGTCAGCTAAAAATATAGAG GTAATGGAGCGTCCATCTCGATCTCAATCCATGCAAGGATTTGGTTCCCATGTCACAAATCAAAAGAGAGAAAGCAATGTCATTGGAAAGGGAGAAAACCCGGTTGTGGTCATGTCTGATTATGCCGAAGCTCATCGGAGACCGCCCATTCACAATTTATCTCCCTAA